The Chryseobacterium suipulveris genome window below encodes:
- a CDS encoding glycoside hydrolase family 13 protein produces MKKYLLFLLIPLFSFAQIQKVEPAFWWKGMKNPELQILVYGKNIANQNIELSDGVQIKNLTTVENPNYVFITVNTNEINASKFKINLKNGKKLISSYNYELRQRNHGSAERNSFSSKDVIYLIMPDRFANGDESNDSKPNLTEKANRNLPSGRHGGDLRGIIKNLDYLQNLGVTALWLTPANEDNEKQTSYHGYAQTDLYKIDGRYGTNDEYLELSRELQKRGMMLIQDYVTNHWGISHWLIQDLPTKDWIHQFKDGEGKYGFKRSNYRTTSQFDKNVSDVDKKEALNGWFDTTMPDLNQSNPLVLKYLTQNAIWWIEFAELGGLRVDTYPYNDKEGMAKWAKAITDEYPNFNIVGEAWMYQPAHIAYWQKDSKIAAIEGYNSYLPSVMDFTLYSDLPNALKEPESWDKGMIKIYNALGSDFLYPDINNILVFFENHDTERFNEIFNADPNSYKLALTLISTIRGIPQIYYGSEIGMRGEKSKGDADIRRDFPGGWKGDQQNAFNPETRTKEQREYYDFTQKVLNWRKGKEVIHTGKTTHYAPKESVYVYFRYNDKEKVMVILNNNEKLQTLDLSRFSESLNGISEGKEVITGKEYQINSQNKLTVEPKTSLILELN; encoded by the coding sequence ATGAAAAAATATCTGCTCTTCCTGCTTATCCCTCTGTTTTCATTCGCCCAAATCCAAAAAGTAGAACCCGCTTTTTGGTGGAAAGGAATGAAAAACCCGGAACTTCAGATTCTGGTTTATGGAAAGAACATTGCCAACCAAAATATTGAACTTTCGGACGGAGTTCAGATTAAAAATTTAACGACAGTTGAAAACCCAAATTATGTTTTCATCACCGTGAATACGAACGAAATCAACGCTTCAAAATTCAAAATCAATCTGAAAAACGGAAAAAAACTCATCAGTTCCTACAACTACGAACTGAGACAGAGAAATCACGGATCTGCAGAACGAAATTCATTTTCTTCCAAAGATGTGATTTACCTGATCATGCCCGACAGATTTGCGAACGGCGATGAATCCAACGATTCCAAACCCAATCTGACCGAGAAAGCCAACAGAAATCTGCCAAGCGGAAGACACGGCGGAGATTTGCGCGGTATCATCAAAAATTTGGATTATTTACAGAATTTGGGTGTAACAGCACTTTGGCTAACTCCTGCAAACGAGGACAACGAGAAACAGACTTCTTATCACGGCTATGCGCAAACCGATTTGTACAAAATCGATGGCAGATACGGAACCAACGACGAATATCTGGAACTTTCCCGCGAACTGCAAAAACGAGGAATGATGCTCATTCAGGATTATGTAACGAATCACTGGGGAATTTCTCACTGGCTGATTCAGGATTTACCAACCAAAGACTGGATTCATCAGTTCAAGGACGGAGAAGGAAAATACGGTTTCAAACGTTCCAATTACCGCACGACTTCACAATTCGACAAAAACGTTTCGGATGTCGATAAAAAAGAAGCGCTCAACGGCTGGTTCGATACAACGATGCCCGATTTGAATCAGAGCAATCCTTTAGTTTTAAAATATTTAACCCAAAACGCAATCTGGTGGATTGAATTTGCAGAACTGGGCGGACTTCGTGTCGACACCTATCCTTACAACGACAAAGAAGGAATGGCAAAATGGGCAAAAGCGATTACCGACGAGTATCCGAATTTCAATATCGTGGGTGAAGCGTGGATGTATCAACCTGCGCATATCGCGTACTGGCAAAAGGATTCCAAAATTGCAGCAATCGAGGGTTACAATTCTTATTTGCCTTCAGTGATGGATTTTACACTGTATTCTGATTTGCCGAATGCCTTGAAAGAGCCAGAAAGTTGGGACAAAGGGATGATCAAAATCTACAATGCTTTAGGCAGCGATTTTCTTTATCCTGACATTAACAATATTTTGGTATTCTTTGAAAACCACGATACAGAAAGGTTTAACGAGATTTTCAATGCTGATCCCAATTCTTACAAATTGGCTTTGACTTTAATTTCCACTATTCGCGGAATTCCACAAATCTATTACGGTTCCGAAATCGGAATGCGCGGCGAAAAATCTAAAGGAGATGCCGATATCCGAAGAGATTTTCCAGGTGGTTGGAAAGGGGATCAACAAAACGCATTTAATCCAGAAACAAGAACAAAAGAGCAACGGGAATATTACGATTTTACCCAAAAAGTTCTAAACTGGCGAAAGGGAAAAGAAGTCATCCACACCGGAAAAACAACGCATTACGCACCGAAAGAAAGTGTTTACGTTTATTTCCGTTACAATGACAAAGAAAAAGTAATGGTGATATTAAACAATAATGAAAAATTGCAAACACTGGATTTAAGCCGCTTCTCAGAAAGTTTAAATGGAATTTCTGAGGGTAAAGAGGTAATCACCGGAAAAGAATATCAGATCAATTCTCAAAATAAATTGACCGTTGAACCAAAAACTTCATTAATTTTAGAATTAAATTGA
- a CDS encoding DUF488 domain-containing protein: MKILMKRTYEEADKSDGFRILADRLWPRGIKKENAHIDLWAKEISPSTELRKSYHSDEIDFKEFSKKYLKELKDNPETDGFLKNLNTHKTVTILTSAKDIEISALPIFKRFIESSS, encoded by the coding sequence ATGAAAATCCTAATGAAGCGAACCTATGAAGAAGCCGACAAATCCGACGGATTCCGTATTCTTGCCGACCGACTTTGGCCAAGAGGAATTAAGAAAGAAAATGCGCATATCGATTTATGGGCAAAAGAAATTTCGCCTTCAACAGAATTGAGGAAATCCTATCATTCCGATGAAATCGATTTTAAGGAATTCAGTAAAAAGTATTTAAAAGAATTGAAAGACAATCCTGAAACTGATGGTTTTCTGAAAAATTTGAACACTCATAAAACCGTTACTATTCTTACCTCTGCAAAGGACATTGAAATAAGTGCGTTGCCGATTTTTAAGCGCTTTATAGAATCAAGTTCCTAA
- a CDS encoding nuclear transport factor 2 family protein: MKKLFLLFFVVFVTFSNAQTKGFYENVQKKNVSKVLDDLNTFAANADFKNYFSLYAEESTFTGTDATEVWNKKEFMDYAKPHFDKGKAWSFKSLKRNITFSKDGKYAWFDELLETQMKICRGSGVLEKIGNTWKIRQYVLSMTVPNENSNEVIKIKSPIENALLQKLKQ; encoded by the coding sequence ATGAAAAAACTCTTTTTATTATTTTTCGTGGTGTTTGTAACATTCTCAAACGCCCAAACCAAGGGCTTCTACGAAAATGTACAAAAGAAAAATGTCTCCAAAGTTTTGGATGATCTGAACACTTTCGCTGCCAATGCCGACTTCAAAAATTATTTCAGCTTATACGCAGAAGAATCCACTTTCACTGGAACCGACGCCACTGAAGTTTGGAACAAAAAAGAATTTATGGACTATGCAAAACCGCATTTCGACAAAGGCAAAGCGTGGAGTTTTAAATCTTTAAAAAGAAACATTACCTTCAGTAAAGACGGAAAATACGCATGGTTCGATGAATTGCTGGAAACCCAAATGAAAATCTGCCGCGGTTCCGGCGTTCTTGAAAAAATCGGCAACACCTGGAAAATCCGTCAATATGTTCTTTCAATGACGGTTCCTAATGAAAACTCCAATGAAGTCATCAAAATAAAATCACCAATTGAAAATGCACTTCTTCAAAAATTGAAACAATAA
- the purD gene encoding phosphoribosylamine--glycine ligase codes for MRVLIVGNGGRESALAVKLKEDSRISKMYFAKGNATTDKLGQNVYEDGVEQLRNFAIKERIDLTIVGPEAPLVDGIVDEFNKHNLKIFGPRKRAADLEGSKAFSKKFMQTNNIKTAKAVVFDAYQDAIDYVRTQQFPLVIKASGLAGGKGVVIANNLTEAESTIHSFMIDRIYGDAGIQVIVEEFLKGFEASIIAFSNGAKLFPCVPVKDYKKVGSGEKGPNTGGMGSVAPNPDFTDEHYKDFEANILTPTLAGLNAANIQFKGFIFFGLMVTNNGVYLLEYNMRLGDPETQVILPLMENNLLDVINDCLDGKDVELRFKDQKAVCLVMTSGGYPGKFDTGFEIKNSEKAQTQVLFAGARNSGDKIKTSGGRVLSLVATADTYDAARKAVYEDAKTINFDYEYYRDDIGKF; via the coding sequence ATGAGAGTTTTAATCGTAGGAAACGGTGGCAGGGAATCCGCTCTCGCTGTAAAACTGAAAGAAGATAGCAGAATCTCTAAAATGTATTTCGCGAAAGGAAATGCGACCACTGATAAACTGGGACAAAATGTATATGAAGACGGTGTGGAGCAACTCCGCAATTTCGCCATCAAAGAAAGAATCGATTTAACCATCGTGGGTCCGGAAGCTCCGTTAGTGGACGGAATCGTGGACGAATTCAATAAACATAACCTGAAAATTTTCGGTCCAAGAAAAAGAGCTGCGGATTTGGAGGGAAGCAAGGCATTCTCGAAAAAATTTATGCAGACCAACAATATCAAAACCGCGAAAGCAGTCGTTTTCGATGCTTATCAGGATGCGATCGACTATGTGAGAACGCAGCAGTTTCCGCTCGTCATCAAAGCGAGTGGTTTAGCGGGCGGAAAAGGTGTTGTAATCGCTAATAATCTTACTGAAGCTGAATCTACCATCCACAGTTTTATGATCGACAGAATCTACGGTGACGCTGGAATCCAGGTGATCGTAGAAGAATTTCTGAAAGGTTTCGAGGCGTCGATCATCGCATTTTCCAACGGTGCAAAATTGTTTCCTTGCGTTCCCGTAAAAGACTACAAGAAAGTCGGAAGCGGCGAAAAAGGTCCAAACACAGGCGGAATGGGAAGTGTTGCACCGAATCCGGATTTTACCGACGAGCATTATAAAGACTTTGAAGCCAATATTCTGACTCCGACTTTGGCGGGACTCAATGCGGCAAATATCCAATTCAAGGGATTCATTTTCTTTGGGTTAATGGTGACCAACAACGGCGTTTACCTTTTGGAATACAATATGAGGTTGGGCGATCCCGAAACTCAGGTCATCCTTCCTTTGATGGAAAACAATCTTCTCGACGTGATCAATGACTGCCTCGACGGAAAGGATGTGGAACTCAGGTTTAAAGACCAAAAAGCGGTTTGCCTCGTAATGACTTCAGGTGGTTATCCTGGGAAATTCGACACGGGATTTGAAATCAAGAACTCCGAAAAAGCGCAGACCCAGGTTTTGTTCGCGGGAGCAAGAAATTCTGGCGACAAAATCAAAACTTCTGGCGGAAGAGTGCTGAGTTTGGTGGCGACTGCCGATACTTACGACGCAGCCAGAAAAGCGGTGTACGAAGACGCAAAAACCATCAACTTCGACTACGAATATTACAGAGACGATATCGGAAAATTTTAG
- the purN gene encoding phosphoribosylglycinamide formyltransferase, producing MKNIVVLVSGSGTNLQRILDCIDSGEIAGAKVSLVVADRECYGLQRAEKAGIENHLIKRGKSFSEKLEKILPENTDLIVLAGFLSILSNDFCEKYKGRIINIHPALLPKFGGFGMWGMNVHNAVIEAGETESGATVHFVTSGIDEGEIILQGKVDVEENETPETLAQKVHQVEYEIFPKAIDKILKNKYS from the coding sequence ATGAAAAATATCGTTGTTTTAGTCAGTGGTTCCGGAACCAACCTACAAAGAATTCTCGACTGTATCGACAGTGGAGAAATTGCTGGTGCGAAAGTTTCCCTCGTTGTTGCTGACCGCGAATGTTACGGTTTGCAACGTGCAGAGAAAGCTGGGATCGAAAACCATCTGATCAAGAGGGGGAAATCATTTTCAGAAAAACTCGAAAAAATTTTACCCGAAAACACGGATTTAATTGTTCTTGCTGGTTTTCTCTCGATTCTTAGCAATGATTTCTGTGAGAAATACAAAGGTAGAATCATCAATATCCATCCCGCTTTACTGCCAAAATTCGGCGGTTTCGGAATGTGGGGAATGAATGTGCACAATGCCGTTATTGAAGCAGGAGAAACAGAAAGCGGCGCAACCGTTCATTTCGTGACTTCAGGAATTGATGAAGGGGAAATTATTTTGCAGGGAAAAGTTGATGTTGAGGAAAATGAAACGCCCGAAACATTAGCCCAGAAAGTTCATCAGGTGGAATATGAAATCTTTCCGAAGGCGATTGATAAAATCCTAAAAAATAAATATTCATGA
- a CDS encoding MFS transporter translates to MAKKIKPNLSLAQIINMSMGFLGIQMAFGLQNGNASRILQNFGADVHHLSWFWIVAPLTGLIVQPIIGHLGDHTWSEKWGRRKPYFLIGALATAIGLAFLPNSASVSVFLAGGVLVFAVLFLAMMDASINVAMEPFRALVGDMLPKHQGTIGFSVQTILIGIGAVIGSNMPAWLTKLGVSNVAAEGFVPDSVIYSFYLGAAILLLTILYTVLTTKEYSPKDFAEFSEEEPHEVKPRFTDILKDFANIPSLMKSLGVVQFFSWFALFTMWVYTTSSIATHHFGLSPDDAKSEQFNNAGNLVGELFGYYNLFSIGFAFLLIPLAKKIGKKQTHALALFAGGLGLISLYFIKDTSLLWIPMIGVGFAWASILAMPYAMLINALPLKKMGVYMGIFNFFIVLPQIVNALFGGPIVHSVFGNYAIGYVVLGGVSMIIAGIISLTLKGVGKDDDAQQNIEGSVQVEKYA, encoded by the coding sequence ATGGCAAAAAAAATAAAACCCAATCTTTCCCTCGCTCAGATCATCAATATGAGTATGGGATTCCTTGGAATCCAGATGGCATTTGGATTACAGAACGGTAATGCGAGTAGAATTCTTCAAAATTTTGGCGCCGATGTGCATCATCTTTCCTGGTTTTGGATAGTGGCGCCACTTACAGGACTTATTGTTCAGCCAATTATTGGACATTTGGGCGACCACACGTGGTCTGAAAAATGGGGCAGACGTAAACCTTACTTCTTGATTGGAGCACTTGCAACCGCAATTGGATTGGCTTTTCTTCCAAACTCAGCGTCTGTGAGTGTTTTTCTTGCGGGTGGAGTTTTGGTATTCGCTGTGCTTTTTCTTGCAATGATGGACGCTTCTATTAATGTGGCGATGGAACCTTTTCGCGCTTTGGTGGGCGATATGTTGCCAAAACATCAAGGAACTATCGGATTTTCGGTGCAGACCATTCTGATTGGAATTGGTGCGGTAATCGGTTCAAATATGCCGGCTTGGCTAACAAAATTGGGCGTTTCCAATGTTGCAGCTGAAGGTTTTGTGCCGGATTCTGTGATTTATTCGTTTTACTTGGGTGCAGCGATTCTTTTGCTCACGATTCTTTATACAGTTTTAACAACCAAAGAATATTCGCCTAAAGATTTTGCAGAATTTTCCGAAGAAGAACCTCATGAAGTAAAACCGCGATTTACTGATATTTTAAAAGATTTTGCAAACATTCCTTCTTTGATGAAAAGTTTGGGCGTCGTGCAGTTTTTCTCCTGGTTTGCATTATTTACGATGTGGGTTTATACGACGAGTTCCATTGCAACCCATCATTTTGGGTTATCGCCTGATGATGCGAAATCGGAGCAGTTCAACAATGCAGGAAATTTAGTGGGTGAACTTTTCGGTTACTACAACCTGTTTTCTATCGGATTTGCATTTCTTTTGATTCCTTTGGCTAAAAAAATAGGGAAAAAGCAGACGCACGCATTGGCTTTATTTGCCGGAGGTTTGGGTTTAATTTCCCTTTATTTCATCAAAGACACTTCACTGCTTTGGATTCCTATGATTGGCGTTGGTTTTGCTTGGGCAAGTATTCTGGCAATGCCTTATGCGATGCTGATTAACGCCCTTCCTTTGAAAAAAATGGGTGTTTATATGGGAATTTTCAATTTCTTTATTGTTCTTCCTCAAATTGTAAACGCTCTGTTTGGTGGACCGATTGTGCATAGCGTTTTCGGAAATTACGCGATTGGATATGTTGTTCTAGGTGGTGTTTCGATGATTATCGCAGGAATCATTTCCTTGACATTGAAAGGAGTAGGGAAAGATGACGATGCTCAACAAAATATTGAGGGAAGTGTGCAGGTAGAAAAATATGCTTAA
- the purM gene encoding phosphoribosylformylglycinamidine cyclo-ligase, with protein sequence MNTYKSAGVDKEEGYKTVDKIKSAVAETHNKNVLNNLGSFGAFYEIGGYRNPVLVSGTDGVGTKLKVALDTKKYDSIGIDCFAMCANDIVCHGAKPLFFLDYLACGKLDADVAAEIVMGMVKACKDNECALIGGETAEMPGMYQPGDYDVAGFCVGIVEKDQVIDGSKIKKADKIIALPSSGFHSNGFSLVRKIFPDFNEEFEGKPIHETLLIPTKLYYQDIKKLMDNVEISGIAHITGGGLIENVPRIIPNGLCATINEKEIKVPSVMLELERRGNIERMEMHGTFNMGVGMTVVVDEKYVDKCLELIPDAYIIGEITEGSEKIILD encoded by the coding sequence ATGAATACTTACAAATCCGCCGGTGTCGATAAAGAAGAGGGATACAAAACCGTTGACAAAATAAAGTCAGCCGTAGCAGAAACCCACAACAAAAATGTGCTTAACAATCTGGGAAGTTTCGGTGCTTTCTATGAAATCGGTGGCTACAGAAATCCTGTTCTGGTTTCCGGAACCGATGGAGTAGGAACAAAATTGAAGGTCGCTTTAGACACCAAAAAATACGATTCCATCGGGATCGACTGTTTCGCGATGTGTGCAAACGACATCGTTTGTCACGGTGCGAAACCGTTGTTTTTCCTCGATTATTTGGCGTGCGGAAAACTCGATGCCGATGTAGCCGCAGAAATTGTGATGGGAATGGTGAAAGCGTGTAAAGATAACGAGTGCGCCTTAATCGGTGGCGAAACCGCGGAAATGCCGGGAATGTATCAACCGGGAGACTACGACGTCGCCGGTTTCTGTGTGGGAATTGTGGAGAAAGACCAGGTCATCGATGGTTCCAAAATCAAGAAAGCAGATAAAATTATCGCTTTGCCAAGTTCCGGATTTCACAGCAACGGATTTTCTTTGGTAAGAAAAATTTTCCCCGATTTCAATGAAGAATTTGAAGGGAAACCAATCCATGAAACATTATTAATTCCTACAAAACTGTATTATCAAGACATCAAAAAACTGATGGATAATGTGGAAATCAGCGGGATTGCCCATATTACAGGTGGCGGTTTGATCGAGAATGTTCCGAGAATTATTCCGAATGGACTTTGTGCAACCATCAATGAAAAGGAAATCAAAGTTCCATCAGTAATGCTCGAACTCGAAAGACGTGGAAATATCGAACGAATGGAAATGCACGGAACGTTCAATATGGGAGTCGGAATGACCGTGGTCGTCGACGAAAAATATGTTGATAAATGCCTCGAATTGATTCCCGACGCTTACATCATCGGCGAAATCACGGAAGGTTCAGAGAAAATAATTTTAGACTAA
- a CDS encoding pirin family protein, whose product MTTTLHKADTRGYANHGWLKSFHTFSFANYYNPERMNFGVLRVLNDDTVESGMGFGTHPHRDMEIISIPLQGDLEHKDSMGTTAVIRKGEIQVMSAGTGVMHSEYNKNAEELVKFLQIWVIPNKMNVTPRYDQISIKENAKPNDFQQILSPSPDDEGVWIHQDAWFNLANFDRGVSKEYQLNKKGNGVYVFVLSGKAKIGDIELSTRDGLGIEDTDSFVLEALENSEILLMEIPMEL is encoded by the coding sequence ATGACAACAACATTGCATAAAGCAGATACAAGAGGTTACGCAAACCACGGTTGGCTGAAAAGTTTCCATACTTTCAGTTTTGCCAATTATTACAATCCCGAAAGAATGAATTTCGGTGTTTTGCGGGTTTTGAATGATGATACTGTGGAATCGGGAATGGGTTTTGGAACGCATCCGCACCGCGATATGGAAATTATTTCGATTCCGTTGCAGGGCGATTTGGAACACAAAGATTCGATGGGAACTACCGCAGTGATCAGAAAAGGAGAAATCCAGGTGATGAGTGCAGGAACCGGTGTGATGCACAGCGAATACAACAAAAACGCCGAAGAACTGGTAAAATTTCTACAGATTTGGGTGATTCCGAATAAGATGAACGTGACACCAAGATACGACCAGATTTCCATCAAAGAAAATGCGAAACCAAACGATTTCCAACAGATTTTGTCGCCAAGTCCCGATGATGAAGGTGTTTGGATTCATCAGGACGCTTGGTTCAACCTTGCCAATTTCGATAGGGGAGTTTCGAAAGAATATCAACTGAACAAAAAAGGAAACGGAGTTTATGTTTTCGTGCTTTCCGGTAAAGCGAAAATTGGCGACATCGAACTTTCTACTCGGGACGGACTTGGAATTGAAGATACCGACAGTTTTGTTCTTGAGGCACTGGAAAATTCGGAAATTCTGCTGATGGAGATTCCGATGGAATTGTAG
- the purH gene encoding bifunctional phosphoribosylaminoimidazolecarboxamide formyltransferase/IMP cyclohydrolase: protein MSKKRALISVSDKNGLAEFAKFLENNNYELISTGGTFKHLKDAGLSPIQIDEVTNFPEMLDGRVKTLHPKVHGGLLAVRSNEDHMKTVQEHGIGLIDMVIVNLYPFFENVNREISLEEKVEFIDIGGPSMLRSAAKNFDSVTVITDVEDYEKVQQEMSESGDTTLTTRKKLAGKVFNLTSAYDAAISRMLLDEEYPTYLNASYKKVYDLRYGENPHQTAAYYTSTFENGAMKDFEILGGKELSFNNLRDMDLCWKVVNEFKNEMACCAVKHSTPCGVAVGNSPLETYTKTFECDPVSIFGGIIGMNFKVDAETAEELNKTFLEIVMATDFDEAALEILRKKKNLRIIKIKNPVSDQKTWVKIDGGILVQDNDLKFSEDIKTVTEKQPAPEQEKALLFAQRVVKYVKSNAIVVSNGIQALGIGGGQVNRIWATEHAVERAKQKFSGDLVLASDAFFPFRDVVDFCAKEGIKAIIQPGGSMKDQDSIDAANEHGIPMMFTGMRHFLH from the coding sequence ATGTCCAAGAAAAGAGCATTAATCAGTGTTTCCGATAAAAACGGACTCGCAGAATTTGCAAAATTTTTAGAAAACAACAACTACGAACTCATTTCCACGGGCGGAACTTTCAAACACCTGAAAGACGCTGGTTTAAGTCCAATCCAGATCGATGAGGTGACCAACTTCCCCGAAATGCTCGACGGCAGAGTGAAAACGCTTCACCCAAAAGTTCACGGCGGATTGCTTGCGGTTCGTTCAAACGAGGATCATATGAAAACCGTTCAGGAACACGGAATTGGCTTGATCGATATGGTCATCGTAAATCTTTATCCTTTTTTTGAAAATGTAAATAGAGAGATTTCGTTAGAAGAAAAAGTAGAGTTCATCGATATTGGCGGTCCTTCAATGCTTCGTTCTGCAGCAAAAAACTTCGATTCCGTAACCGTAATTACTGATGTTGAAGATTACGAAAAAGTACAGCAGGAAATGTCGGAAAGTGGCGACACGACTTTAACCACAAGAAAAAAACTCGCGGGAAAAGTGTTCAACCTTACTTCTGCTTACGACGCGGCGATTTCAAGAATGTTGCTTGATGAAGAATATCCTACATATCTGAACGCTTCTTACAAAAAAGTTTATGATTTAAGATATGGTGAAAACCCGCACCAAACCGCGGCTTACTACACTTCTACCTTTGAAAACGGAGCGATGAAGGATTTCGAAATTCTGGGCGGGAAGGAACTTTCTTTCAACAATCTCCGCGATATGGATTTGTGCTGGAAAGTGGTCAACGAATTCAAAAACGAAATGGCGTGCTGCGCAGTGAAGCACTCCACTCCGTGCGGTGTTGCGGTAGGAAACTCTCCTTTGGAAACTTACACCAAAACTTTCGAATGTGATCCTGTTTCCATTTTCGGCGGAATCATCGGGATGAACTTTAAAGTAGATGCCGAAACTGCGGAGGAACTCAACAAAACCTTTCTCGAAATTGTGATGGCAACCGACTTTGACGAAGCCGCACTCGAAATTTTAAGAAAGAAGAAAAACCTCAGAATCATCAAAATCAAAAATCCAGTTTCCGACCAAAAAACCTGGGTAAAAATCGACGGCGGAATTCTCGTTCAGGACAATGACCTGAAATTTTCAGAAGACATCAAAACCGTTACCGAAAAACAGCCGGCTCCCGAACAGGAAAAAGCTTTGCTTTTCGCGCAAAGGGTGGTAAAATATGTGAAGTCCAACGCGATCGTGGTTTCCAACGGAATTCAGGCACTCGGAATCGGTGGAGGACAGGTCAACCGAATCTGGGCGACAGAACATGCGGTAGAAAGAGCGAAACAAAAGTTTTCTGGCGATCTGGTTTTAGCTTCGGATGCGTTTTTCCCGTTCCGCGATGTGGTCGATTTCTGTGCAAAAGAAGGAATCAAAGCCATTATTCAACCGGGAGGAAGCATGAAGGATCAGGACTCCATCGACGCGGCAAACGAACACGGAATCCCAATGATGTTTACGGGAATGAGGCATTTTCTCCATTGA
- a CDS encoding DUF808 domain-containing protein translates to MASGFFAILDDIAALMDDVAVTSKIATKQTAGILGDDLAVNAEKATGFLSSREIPVLLAIMKGSFINKLIILPIAFFLQWLYPPAIKIILVFGGLYLAYEGVEKIIEYLFHKQKKGEEVIEEKQDDPNLEKTKIKSAIMTDFILSIEIVIIALGTALQESLTIQIITVSIVAILATVGVYGIVALIVRMDDAGYGLIRKSKNKGFLKTLGEFLVKALPWVIKGLGVIGTVALILVAGGIFDHNIDFLHHLLPNIPAMLKQALYGIVAGLMMIPMFMVFKKIFASFKKA, encoded by the coding sequence ATGGCTTCAGGATTTTTTGCCATCCTCGACGATATTGCCGCATTGATGGATGATGTGGCGGTGACTTCCAAAATCGCGACCAAACAGACTGCCGGAATTCTCGGCGATGATCTTGCCGTGAATGCCGAGAAAGCAACAGGTTTTCTTTCATCAAGAGAAATCCCCGTTTTACTTGCGATTATGAAGGGATCATTCATCAACAAACTGATTATTCTTCCGATTGCTTTTTTTCTGCAGTGGCTTTATCCTCCTGCAATCAAAATTATTTTGGTTTTTGGTGGACTTTATCTTGCGTATGAAGGAGTCGAGAAAATCATCGAATACCTCTTCCACAAACAAAAAAAGGGTGAAGAAGTAATCGAAGAAAAGCAGGACGATCCCAATCTTGAAAAAACAAAAATTAAATCTGCAATCATGACGGATTTCATCCTTTCGATTGAAATTGTGATTATTGCGTTGGGAACGGCACTTCAGGAATCATTGACGATACAGATTATTACCGTATCAATTGTCGCGATTCTCGCAACAGTGGGCGTTTACGGAATTGTCGCGCTGATCGTAAGAATGGACGATGCCGGTTATGGACTCATTCGAAAATCGAAAAATAAAGGTTTTCTGAAAACCTTAGGCGAATTCCTTGTAAAAGCTCTTCCCTGGGTCATCAAGGGATTGGGCGTGATCGGAACCGTTGCGCTTATTTTGGTTGCCGGCGGAATTTTCGATCATAATATTGACTTCCTGCATCATCTTCTTCCCAATATTCCAGCAATGCTGAAACAGGCACTCTACGGAATCGTCGCAGGTTTGATGATGATTCCTATGTTTATGGTTTTTAAGAAGATTTTTGCTTCTTTTAAGAAGGCATAA
- a CDS encoding NADPH-dependent FMN reductase translates to MKILAFAGSNSGVSINKQLVTFASSFFNEDDVEILDLNDYDMPIYKNEREIENGIPQLAHDFAAKIDGSDLILLSLAENNGAYSTAFKNVYDWVSRIKGRKTFGDKTVFLMAASPGRRGGASVLDIASKRFPFDGATVLETFSLPSFYETFDAEKGIVDQEKLDELKKKIEIVKSNFA, encoded by the coding sequence ATGAAAATATTAGCGTTTGCCGGCAGCAATTCCGGCGTGTCGATCAATAAACAGTTGGTTACTTTTGCTTCTTCGTTTTTTAATGAAGATGATGTTGAAATTCTTGATCTGAACGATTATGATATGCCGATCTACAAAAACGAAAGAGAAATCGAAAACGGTATCCCGCAATTGGCGCACGATTTTGCGGCAAAAATTGATGGTTCAGACTTGATTCTGCTGTCTTTGGCGGAAAACAACGGCGCATATTCTACCGCTTTCAAAAATGTGTATGATTGGGTTTCGAGGATTAAAGGCAGAAAAACTTTTGGCGACAAAACGGTTTTTCTGATGGCGGCTTCTCCCGGAAGAAGAGGTGGCGCAAGTGTCCTGGATATCGCTTCTAAGAGATTTCCGTTCGATGGAGCAACGGTTTTGGAAACATTCTCATTGCCGTCTTTCTACGAAACTTTTGATGCGGAGAAAGGAATAGTCGATCAAGAGAAACTGGATGAACTAAAAAAGAAAATTGAGATTGTGAAATCAAATTTTGCTTAA